A single region of the Salvia miltiorrhiza cultivar Shanhuang (shh) chromosome 8, IMPLAD_Smil_shh, whole genome shotgun sequence genome encodes:
- the LOC131000828 gene encoding E3 ubiquitin-protein ligase MBR2-like isoform X1, with protein sequence MSDALTHFTTVFGLNLVSRPEIPNMEGHTSRNDSFPETFDSNQGSPNSYVDRLASLGNRLTPVESRSSNHMLALHDGSIRRTSTPSTRVQTSRVWDRGESSSTGNNLQEQTMDDDSKMKFAWYSSSVSDIGPEDGPPEPSTTISPSYVGNQVTDTFHPLTFRQNHRHFSENSHCPSGLGAGRSHTLYESGRAGTEEILVRYASSSNLGSSSFSSSPSIENNDVSGPSLGTWGSSCKRKALEGSSRHFNPGGSSNSNQPMENVVQHPVPGRCTASRNLTTSLSVSSADRLEQLNSRSGVGTGRVCSGRFTSSSVRGITQNPVISRSSSGHQETVPSDPSRGPSIEHSTLYGSQPQSQPISNSYALDLMSPMTLPLNLNNTLSEPFVDVNEAGRTHRHPWNESLSSRPGSSSSSLLLSGERGYRADEEANLRSSVRHNPQYPTIVPASDTINMFEDQIDWSFTPGTSAPSRNYYGARSSSTAWSPHGNQTSQDQRRSLESAHWIPFPSIESISGSQRSPFAPLHLASASSERATPSHLLHQSDQRPSSFLMDARGDNTNSRNVLAAVEGRHRLIRHVLSAMRRGAPLRDEDYMLIDPFVNGFAELHDQNIDMRLDVDNMSYEELLALQEQIGNVSTGLSEEKIRGSMKKRMCGAVKASQAMEPCCICQEDYVAGDDIGILDCGHEFHTSCIRQWLILKNICPICKNTALGT encoded by the exons ATGTCAGACGCCCTCACTCATTTTACTACAG TGTTTGGTCTGAACTTGGTATCAAGGCCCGAGATTCCTAATATGGAAGGGCATACAAGTCGGAATGATTCCTTTCCTGAAACATTTGACTCAAACCAAGGGTCTCCTAACAGTTATGTGGATCGTTTGGCTTCTCTTGGTAACAGGCTCACTCCAGTTGAAAGTAGATCGTCAAATCACATGCTTGCCCTCCATGATGGAAGTATTAGACGcacaagtacccctagcactcGTGTTCAGACAAGTAGAGTCTGGGACCGTGGCGAGTCCAGCTCTACTGGAAATAACCTGCAAGAACAAACAATGGATGATGATTCAAAAATGAAGTTTGCGTGGTATTCCTCTTCTGTGTCTGATATTGGGCCAGAAGATGGACCTCCTGAACCGTCAACTACTATCAGTCCTAGTTATGTCGGAAATCAAGTGACTGACACATTCCATCCACTGACTTTTCGACAAAACCACAGGCATTTTAGCGAGAATAGTCATTGCCCTAGTGGTCTAGGGGCAGGGCGATCTCACACTCTTTACGAATCTGGTCGTGCTGGGACAGAGGAGATTCTGGTCCGTTATGCTTCTTCCAGTAATCTAGGAAGTTCTTCCTTTAGTTCTAGCCCTTCTATAGAAAATAATGATGTATCAGGCCCGTCTCTTGGTACTTGGGGTTCATCTTGTAAGAGAAAGGCTCTTGAAGGTAGTTCACGACACTTTAACCCCGGTGGAAGTTCTAATTCCAACCAGCCGATGGAGAACGTAGTACAGCATCCTGTTCCTGGCCGTTGCACTGCCTCAAGAAATTTAACTACATCATTAAGTGTGTCTTCTGCTGATAGATTGGAACAGCTGAATTCAAGAAGTGGAGTTGGTACTGGTAGAGTATGCTCTGGACGTTTCACTTCTTCAAGTGTTCGAGGAATTACACAAAATCCGGTCATTTCAAGGTCAAGTAGTGGGCACCAGGAAACGGTTCCGTCAGATCCATCTAGAGGCCCTTCTATTGAACATTCGACCTTATATGGATCGCAGCCACAGTCACAGCCTATCTCAAACTCCTATGCTTTGGACTTGATGTCACCAATGACACTGCCGTTGAATCTGAACAATACCCTGAGTGAACCTTTTGTTGATGTAAATGAGGCTGGTCGCACACATCGTCACCCTTGGAATGAATCTCTCAGCTCTCGACCTGGCAGTTCATCTAGTTCTTTGTTGCTATCTGGAGAAAGAGGTTATAGAGCAGATGAAGAAGCAAATCTTAGAAGCTCTGTTAGACATAATCCACAGTACCCCACAATTGTTCCTGCTTCTGATACAATAAATATGTTTGAAGACCAAATTGATTGGAGTTTTACCCCCGGAACTTCAGCACCTTCTAGAAATTATTATGGTGCGCGGTCATCTTCCACTGCATGGTCGCCTCATGGAAACCAGACATCACAAGATCAGCGAAGATCGCTAGAATCTGCTCATTGGATTCCTTTCCCAAGCATTGAATCTATTTCTGGAAGCCAGAGGAGTCCCTTTGCACCGTTGCATCTGGCCTCAGCATCATCCGAGAGGGCAACCCCGAGTCACTTACTGCATCAGTCAGATCAAAGACCATCATCATTCTTGATGGATGCACGAGGTGATAATACTAATAGTCGGAATGTTTTAGCAGCTGTTGAGGGCAGACACAGACTG ATTCGTCATGTCTTGAGTGCCATGCGGAGGGGTGCTCCCTTACGAGATGAG GATTATATGCTTATCGATCCTTTTGTAAATGGATTTGCCGAGTTGCATGACCAAAACATAGATATGAGGCTTGATGTTGATAATATGTCTTATGAG GAATTACTGGCTTTGCAGGAGCAAATAGGCAATGTGAGTACTGGACTGAGTGAGGAAAAGATTCGAGGCTCTATGAAAAAGAGGATGTGTGGAGCAGTTAAAGCCTCGCAGGCGATGGAACCATGCTGTATCTGTCAG GAGGATTATGTTGCTGGTGATGATATTGGGATATTGGATTGTGGGCACGAGTTTCACACGAGTTGCATCAGGCAATGGTTGATACTGAAGAACATATGTCCAATCTGCAAAAACACGGCCTTGGGAACTTGA
- the LOC131000828 gene encoding E3 ubiquitin-protein ligase MBR2-like isoform X2, with translation MEGHTSRNDSFPETFDSNQGSPNSYVDRLASLGNRLTPVESRSSNHMLALHDGSIRRTSTPSTRVQTSRVWDRGESSSTGNNLQEQTMDDDSKMKFAWYSSSVSDIGPEDGPPEPSTTISPSYVGNQVTDTFHPLTFRQNHRHFSENSHCPSGLGAGRSHTLYESGRAGTEEILVRYASSSNLGSSSFSSSPSIENNDVSGPSLGTWGSSCKRKALEGSSRHFNPGGSSNSNQPMENVVQHPVPGRCTASRNLTTSLSVSSADRLEQLNSRSGVGTGRVCSGRFTSSSVRGITQNPVISRSSSGHQETVPSDPSRGPSIEHSTLYGSQPQSQPISNSYALDLMSPMTLPLNLNNTLSEPFVDVNEAGRTHRHPWNESLSSRPGSSSSSLLLSGERGYRADEEANLRSSVRHNPQYPTIVPASDTINMFEDQIDWSFTPGTSAPSRNYYGARSSSTAWSPHGNQTSQDQRRSLESAHWIPFPSIESISGSQRSPFAPLHLASASSERATPSHLLHQSDQRPSSFLMDARGDNTNSRNVLAAVEGRHRLIRHVLSAMRRGAPLRDEDYMLIDPFVNGFAELHDQNIDMRLDVDNMSYEELLALQEQIGNVSTGLSEEKIRGSMKKRMCGAVKASQAMEPCCICQEDYVAGDDIGILDCGHEFHTSCIRQWLILKNICPICKNTALGT, from the exons ATGGAAGGGCATACAAGTCGGAATGATTCCTTTCCTGAAACATTTGACTCAAACCAAGGGTCTCCTAACAGTTATGTGGATCGTTTGGCTTCTCTTGGTAACAGGCTCACTCCAGTTGAAAGTAGATCGTCAAATCACATGCTTGCCCTCCATGATGGAAGTATTAGACGcacaagtacccctagcactcGTGTTCAGACAAGTAGAGTCTGGGACCGTGGCGAGTCCAGCTCTACTGGAAATAACCTGCAAGAACAAACAATGGATGATGATTCAAAAATGAAGTTTGCGTGGTATTCCTCTTCTGTGTCTGATATTGGGCCAGAAGATGGACCTCCTGAACCGTCAACTACTATCAGTCCTAGTTATGTCGGAAATCAAGTGACTGACACATTCCATCCACTGACTTTTCGACAAAACCACAGGCATTTTAGCGAGAATAGTCATTGCCCTAGTGGTCTAGGGGCAGGGCGATCTCACACTCTTTACGAATCTGGTCGTGCTGGGACAGAGGAGATTCTGGTCCGTTATGCTTCTTCCAGTAATCTAGGAAGTTCTTCCTTTAGTTCTAGCCCTTCTATAGAAAATAATGATGTATCAGGCCCGTCTCTTGGTACTTGGGGTTCATCTTGTAAGAGAAAGGCTCTTGAAGGTAGTTCACGACACTTTAACCCCGGTGGAAGTTCTAATTCCAACCAGCCGATGGAGAACGTAGTACAGCATCCTGTTCCTGGCCGTTGCACTGCCTCAAGAAATTTAACTACATCATTAAGTGTGTCTTCTGCTGATAGATTGGAACAGCTGAATTCAAGAAGTGGAGTTGGTACTGGTAGAGTATGCTCTGGACGTTTCACTTCTTCAAGTGTTCGAGGAATTACACAAAATCCGGTCATTTCAAGGTCAAGTAGTGGGCACCAGGAAACGGTTCCGTCAGATCCATCTAGAGGCCCTTCTATTGAACATTCGACCTTATATGGATCGCAGCCACAGTCACAGCCTATCTCAAACTCCTATGCTTTGGACTTGATGTCACCAATGACACTGCCGTTGAATCTGAACAATACCCTGAGTGAACCTTTTGTTGATGTAAATGAGGCTGGTCGCACACATCGTCACCCTTGGAATGAATCTCTCAGCTCTCGACCTGGCAGTTCATCTAGTTCTTTGTTGCTATCTGGAGAAAGAGGTTATAGAGCAGATGAAGAAGCAAATCTTAGAAGCTCTGTTAGACATAATCCACAGTACCCCACAATTGTTCCTGCTTCTGATACAATAAATATGTTTGAAGACCAAATTGATTGGAGTTTTACCCCCGGAACTTCAGCACCTTCTAGAAATTATTATGGTGCGCGGTCATCTTCCACTGCATGGTCGCCTCATGGAAACCAGACATCACAAGATCAGCGAAGATCGCTAGAATCTGCTCATTGGATTCCTTTCCCAAGCATTGAATCTATTTCTGGAAGCCAGAGGAGTCCCTTTGCACCGTTGCATCTGGCCTCAGCATCATCCGAGAGGGCAACCCCGAGTCACTTACTGCATCAGTCAGATCAAAGACCATCATCATTCTTGATGGATGCACGAGGTGATAATACTAATAGTCGGAATGTTTTAGCAGCTGTTGAGGGCAGACACAGACTG ATTCGTCATGTCTTGAGTGCCATGCGGAGGGGTGCTCCCTTACGAGATGAG GATTATATGCTTATCGATCCTTTTGTAAATGGATTTGCCGAGTTGCATGACCAAAACATAGATATGAGGCTTGATGTTGATAATATGTCTTATGAG GAATTACTGGCTTTGCAGGAGCAAATAGGCAATGTGAGTACTGGACTGAGTGAGGAAAAGATTCGAGGCTCTATGAAAAAGAGGATGTGTGGAGCAGTTAAAGCCTCGCAGGCGATGGAACCATGCTGTATCTGTCAG GAGGATTATGTTGCTGGTGATGATATTGGGATATTGGATTGTGGGCACGAGTTTCACACGAGTTGCATCAGGCAATGGTTGATACTGAAGAACATATGTCCAATCTGCAAAAACACGGCCTTGGGAACTTGA
- the LOC130998054 gene encoding uncharacterized protein LOC130998054 codes for MDKSWINAPRVSDVYKSGCESFIQFAMEAQETILCPCLKCCNGKRFSTENVLHHILFNGFCPGYTTWNFHGEHVSSEYDTSYIRKLAAQTTTVHRDVPSKSDTIRDMIHAALGNDLGGDSNHKIGEFSDGQAPENVEGLHANISSSEQHHENNFCGVDASRYQKILAECDKELYPNCKYSQLYFNLTLIHIKCMGGLSNKGFTMLLEFLKDVFPFLTSLPTSVYEAKKLCNDLGLGYEKIHSCPNDCMLYWKERVDQETCHVCGSSRWKTEEKDRDKDKKTHELDEQPNTHITKKAAKVLRYFPLIPRLKRIYASTKTAKDMRWHKTGRTTDGLLRHPADGEAWKKFDQLHPEFAADPRSVRLALASDGFNPFRTMSTTYSTWPVLLIPYNLPPWLCMKQTSLILSMIIPGEKGPGNDIDIFLQPLIYELRQLWHGVDAFDAFANENFKLQASLMWTINDFPAYAMLSGWSTKGRVACPVCTDSTCSIWLKHGKKFSYMGHRRWLEDSHPYRYQKDSFDGTQEFRRPPKAPSGSQILQQVRGTIFQYGKSSKSSKKRIRENEATSINNIFDDPDDFIEEDANVVEQLWKKRSIFFDLPYWEHNLLRHNLDVMHIEKNVCNNLLGTLLNIDGKTKDDERARKDIMEMGIRPNLHLRDYLDKKPYLPAACFNMSSSEKGKFLEVLKYLKVPDGYASNISRGVNLKEKKLSNLKSHDAHILMQDILPIACKASMHSREKTKLVKVVSDLCSFFKRLCSKVLDPAELDKLEIEVGITLSEMEQLFLPSFFTIIIISSLR; via the coding sequence ATGGACAAGAGTTGGATTAATGCGCCAAGGGTTAGTGATGTTTATAAGAGTGGATGTGAGTCATTCATACAATTTGCCATGGAAGCTCAAGAAACTATACTTTGCCCCTGCTTGAAGTGTTGTAATGGCAAAAGGTTTTCAACTGAAAATGTTCTTCATCACATATTATTCAATGGTTTTTGTCCGGGATATACTACTTGGAATTTTCACGGAGAACATGTATCGTCGGAATATGACACTTCTTACATAAGAAAACTAGCGGCTCAAACAACTACTGTTCACAGAGATGTCCCAAGTAAGAGTGATACAATTAGGGATATGATACATGCTGCATTAGGAAATGATTTAGGAGGAGATTCAAACCATAAAATTGGTGAGTTTAGTGACGGTCAAGCCCCTGAGAATGTCGAAGGTCTTCATGCTAATATTTCTTCAAGTGAACAACACcatgaaaataatttttgtgGTGTTGACGCCTCACGATATCAGAAAATACTAGCAGAATGTGATAAAGAATTGTATCCTAATTGCAAGTACTCACAGCTATACTTTAACTTGACCTTGATTCACATCAAATGCATGGGAGGACTTTCCAACAAGGGTTTCACTATGTTGCTGGAGTTTTTGAAGGATGTATTTCCATTTTTGACCTCCTTACCAACTTCTGTATATGAAGCTAAGAAATTATGTAATGATTTGGGACTTGGATATGAGAAAATTCACAGTTGCCCGAATGATTGTATGCTCTACTGGAAGGAGAGGGTTGACCAGGAAACTTGTCATGTGTGTGGCTCTTCTAGGTGGAAAACTGAAGAGAAAGATAGAGATAAGGATAAAAAGACACACGAATTAGATGAACAGCCCAATACACATATAACGAAAAAAGCAGCAAAGGTATTGCGTTATTTTCCCTTGATTCCTAGGCTCAAAAGAATTTATGCTTCAACAAAAACAGCTAAAGATATGAGATGGCATAAGACCGGTCGTACAACAGATGGTTTGTTAAGGCATCCGGCAGATGGTGAAGCGTGGAAAAAATTTGATCAACTCCATCCAGAGTTTGCTGCGGATCCTCGCAGTGTTAGATTGGCGCTCGCAAGTGATGGATTTAATCCTTTTAGAACAATGAGTACAacatatagcacttggccagtGTTATTAATACCATATAATCTGCCACCTTGGTTGTGCATGAAACAAACTTCTTTGATTTTATCAATGATCATTCCAGGAGAAAAAGGTCCAGGCAATGATATAGATATTTTTCTGCAGCCATTAATATATGAGTTGAGACAATTATGGCACGGGGTAGATGCATTTGATGCGTTTGCCAATGAAAATTTCAAGCTTCAAGCTTCATTGATGTGGACTATCAATGACTTTCCAGCCTACGCCATGTTGTCTGGATGGAGTACAAAGGGGCGTGTTGCTTGTCCTGTCTGTACAGACTCTACATGTTCCATTTGGTTAAAACATGGTAAAAAGTTCAGTTATATGGGTCATCGAAGGTGGTTGGAGGACTCTCACCCTTATCGATATCAAAAAGATTCATTTGATGGCACTCAAGAGTTTAGAAGGCCACCAAAAGCCCCAAGTGGATCACAGATTCTGCAACAAGTTAGGGGTACCATATTTCAATATGGTAAATCATCTAAGTCTTCCAAAAAAAGGATTAGAGAGAATGAAGCCACTTcgattaataatatttttgatgATCCAGATGACTTTATTGAAGAAGATGCTAATGTGGTAGAACAACTTTGGAAGAAGAGGAGTATTTTCTTTGATTTACCATATTGGGAACATAACCTTTTAAGGCATAATCTAGATGTAATGCATATTGAGAAAAACGTATGTAACAATCTTCTTGGAACTTTGTTGAATATTGATGGAAAGACTAAAGACGACGAGAGAGCCCGAAAGGACATTATGGAAATGGGAATACGACCTAATCTTCATCTTAGAGATTATTTGGACAAAAAACCATATTTACCTGCTGCGTGCTTCAATATGTCTAGCAGTGAAAAGGGCAAATTCCTTGAAGTATTAAAATACCTCAAAGTCCCAGATGGATATGCATCAAATATTTCAAGAGGAGTgaatttgaaggaaaaaaagTTGTCAAACCTTAAGAGTCATGATGCTCACATTCTAATGCAAGATATATTGCCAATAGCATGTAAAGCCTCTATGCATTCTAGAGAGAAAACTAAATTGGTGAAAGTTGTATCAGACTTGTGTTCATTTTTCAAGAGGTTGTGCAGTAAAGTATTAGATCCGGCGGAATTGGATAAGTTAGAGATTGAAGTTGGCATTACCTTGTCAGAAATGGAACAATTGTTTCTTCCGAGTTTCTTcactattataattataagctctttaagataa